Proteins encoded together in one Lathyrus oleraceus cultivar Zhongwan6 chromosome 5, CAAS_Psat_ZW6_1.0, whole genome shotgun sequence window:
- the LOC127078857 gene encoding probable transcriptional regulator SLK2, giving the protein WDIANSAPSVGASSLVMDANSALSGDRHMQRSASINGDSYLRLPASPLSFTSSNISIYGSPAMDGSSVVQQNSHQDQNAHQLQQNQQKLQGASSSMHLPASQTGSSSHQMGAQVAGSFIQYPNSISHLLKKRRLDIKPDDIMQQQVIQQLLQRQDPTQFQGRNPQLQAMFQQQHRLKQQIFQSLPQAQRMQLIQQQQHRLLVQQQQQFKRPAMQEMGQMQGQHQMQFSSQFEHRKSRWR; this is encoded by the coding sequence TGGGACATTGCAAACTCGGCACCAAGTGTTGGAGCTAGTTCTTTAGTCATGGATGCGAATTCTGCACTCTCAGGTGACCGCCATATGCAAAGAAGTGCAAGCATTAATGGAGACTCGTATTTAAGATTACCTGCTTCGCCATTGTCATTCACATCGAGTAATATTAGTATTTATGGGTCACCTGCAATGGATGGTTCCTCAGTAGTACAACAGAATTCTCATCAAGATCAGAATGCTCACCAATTGCAGCAGAATCAACAGAAGTTGCAGGGTGCTTCAAGTTCTATGCATTTGCCTGCTTCTCAAACTGGATCGTCTTCGCACCAAATGGGTGCACAAGTTGCAGGATCTTTCATTCAATATCCAAATAGTATATCCCACTTGCTGAAAAAGCGTAGGCTGGATATCAAACCAGATGATATAATGCAGCAACAGGTAATACAACAGCTTCTTCAGAGACAAGACCCCACACAGTTCCAAGGCCGTAATCCACAGTTACAGGCTATGTTTCAGCAACAGCATAGGCTTAAGCAACAAATCTTTCAGTCATTGCCCCAGGCCCAGCGGATGCAATTGATACAACAGCAGCAACATCGACTTCTTGTTCAACAGCAGCAACAGTTCAAGCGACCTGCAATGCAAGAAATGGGTCAGATGCAAGGGCAACATCAGATGCAATTTTCTTCACAATTTGAACATAGAAAAAGCAGATGGAGATGA